One segment of Tamlana crocina DNA contains the following:
- a CDS encoding amidohydrolase family protein, with protein sequence MKNILKLSLFLLLCIGINKSYGQYQAKKDSLLVLKNGFIINLTPESAIVKKGTIVIEKDSIKELYYLNNTKTYANAKVIDLNGKYILPGLIDTHVHLATVPKEGRNENNAFMEQQLNKMLYSGITTVRDMAGNAIILSDYARASNLNQIPAPSIFYASQFAGPEYFNEMRSYATNTRSKRDRPWAQSITDSTNMPLAIARAKGAGVTGIKIYANLKPSLVTKIVKEAKKQGLQSWSHAAVFPASPLQIATAKVNTMSHAWDMMYGLNTTGTITRADLAKDINYDKLDSLLYIMKNNNVILDATNYIAENNSMHNGVNVTQRAHKLGVKVSVGTDWPYIYEPEIPFYKELRLLIDKCGFTTEEALYSATKIGAESIGLTDRGAIENGKKADIIILNKNPLKDLENLKDLHLIIKSGIIYTKETP encoded by the coding sequence ATGAAAAACATATTGAAACTAAGTTTATTCCTTTTGCTTTGTATTGGTATTAACAAATCTTATGGGCAATATCAAGCAAAAAAGGATTCTTTATTGGTTTTAAAAAACGGGTTTATTATAAACCTAACTCCTGAGAGCGCTATCGTTAAAAAAGGAACCATTGTAATTGAAAAGGACAGCATTAAAGAGTTATACTACCTAAATAATACAAAAACCTATGCCAATGCTAAAGTTATAGACCTCAACGGAAAGTATATTTTACCTGGTTTAATAGATACACATGTACATTTAGCTACAGTTCCTAAAGAAGGCAGAAACGAGAACAATGCTTTTATGGAACAGCAATTAAATAAAATGCTTTATTCTGGCATTACCACGGTGCGTGATATGGCAGGAAATGCCATTATTCTCTCAGATTATGCACGAGCAAGCAATTTAAATCAAATACCTGCGCCTTCAATTTTTTACGCTTCACAATTTGCAGGACCAGAATATTTTAATGAGATGCGAAGTTATGCAACCAATACGAGAAGCAAAAGAGACAGACCTTGGGCGCAAAGCATAACAGATTCAACAAATATGCCTTTGGCAATAGCTAGAGCAAAGGGAGCTGGTGTTACGGGTATTAAAATTTATGCAAACTTAAAACCTTCGTTGGTTACAAAAATAGTTAAAGAAGCAAAAAAACAAGGGCTTCAATCTTGGAGTCATGCTGCAGTATTTCCAGCTTCTCCATTACAAATTGCAACAGCAAAAGTGAATACCATGTCTCATGCTTGGGATATGATGTATGGATTAAATACTACTGGCACTATAACCCGAGCAGATTTAGCCAAAGATATTAATTATGATAAGCTGGATAGTTTATTATATATCATGAAAAACAATAATGTTATTCTCGATGCAACAAACTATATAGCAGAAAACAACAGTATGCACAACGGCGTGAACGTTACACAACGAGCACATAAACTAGGAGTTAAAGTAAGTGTAGGAACCGATTGGCCCTATATATACGAACCTGAAATTCCTTTTTATAAAGAATTAAGATTACTTATCGATAAATGCGGATTTACTACAGAAGAAGCACTATACAGCGCCACTAAAATAGGCGCAGAAAGTATTGGACTTACAGATAGAGGCGCTATAGAAAATGGAAAAAAAGCAGATATCATTATTCTTAACAAAAACCCTTTAAAAGATTTAGAAAACTTAAAAGATCTACATCTTATCATTAAATCCGGAATCATTTATACAAAAGAAACCCCATGA
- a CDS encoding TlpA disulfide reductase family protein, which yields MKKISNLIYVLTFISIAIVSCNSSKEQNKSVIQGTIKGLGNNPIVLLDAQHQPLDTVQANNDNFVFEHELDISNPKMQGLFVPQLSNKKDRGMRVNKTYFFVDSKTINVTASIVNENLENIEVTGSPTTKEYKDLEANFPASIELEKYSKPYNDAFHLYNKVEQSEEHLKTLKYYTNIVDSLYTERGKNIIDAIEYNKESIALSYIVYQNYGTKSAPFIKDLLNKFSPNIEDSYYISLLKEQVKLKEESSVGAMAPDFTLVDDTNKIVKLSDFKGSYVLIDFWASWCGPCRREIPHLKKAYNTFKDEGFQVVSVSIDSKKEAWEKALKKEQLPYVKLWDEKKETMQLYQYRGIPYIVLVSPEGKILKIKEGLRGVALEETLKNIFLNEK from the coding sequence ATGAAAAAAATATCAAACCTAATATATGTCTTAACTTTTATCTCAATTGCCATAGTGTCCTGCAACAGTTCAAAAGAACAAAACAAATCAGTAATACAAGGAACAATTAAGGGCTTAGGAAATAATCCTATTGTTTTATTGGACGCTCAACACCAACCTTTAGATACTGTTCAGGCCAATAACGACAACTTTGTGTTTGAACATGAATTAGACATAAGTAATCCTAAAATGCAAGGTCTTTTTGTACCCCAGTTATCAAATAAAAAAGACCGTGGCATGAGAGTGAATAAGACTTACTTCTTTGTAGATAGCAAAACGATTAACGTTACAGCATCGATTGTTAACGAAAATTTAGAAAACATAGAAGTTACAGGGTCTCCAACCACAAAAGAATACAAGGACTTGGAGGCTAATTTCCCAGCCAGTATTGAATTGGAAAAATATTCAAAACCATATAACGACGCATTTCATCTTTACAACAAAGTAGAGCAAAGTGAAGAGCATTTAAAAACATTGAAATATTATACTAATATAGTAGATTCGTTATATACTGAAAGAGGGAAAAATATAATAGATGCTATTGAGTACAACAAAGAAAGTATCGCACTTTCCTATATCGTTTATCAAAATTATGGAACCAAATCTGCTCCATTTATTAAAGACTTGTTAAATAAGTTTTCTCCAAATATTGAAGACTCCTACTATATTTCGCTTTTAAAGGAGCAAGTGAAATTAAAAGAAGAATCTTCTGTTGGTGCTATGGCGCCTGATTTTACACTGGTTGATGATACAAACAAAATTGTAAAACTTTCCGACTTTAAAGGGTCTTATGTGCTTATTGATTTTTGGGCAAGCTGGTGTGGCCCATGCAGACGGGAAATCCCTCATTTAAAAAAGGCTTACAATACATTTAAAGATGAAGGGTTTCAAGTAGTTTCTGTTTCTATTGACAGTAAAAAAGAAGCTTGGGAAAAAGCTTTGAAAAAAGAACAATTGCCTTACGTAAAATTATGGGATGAAAAAAAGGAAACCATGCAATTATACCAATATCGAGGGATCCCATATATAGTTTTAGTTTCTCCAGAGGGAAAAATACTGAAGATAAAAGAAGGCTTAAGAGGAGTTGCTTTAGAAGAAACTTTGAAAAATATTTTTTTAAATGAAAAGTGA
- a CDS encoding TlpA disulfide reductase family protein has product MKTLNASLLILLLFASCKPSTKPNLIGKITDNDNVQQIKLIGLENGYTILDSTNAVNQTFSFNLSFKNKKLLQIRTNDRKVSRPLFFYEPGLNYTFHIENKEALIQAPENSLQYEYNELLKKLNPLNEKLSKVSQDTTLIKAELNTLSTKYFTEQLNIKKNYIRTHPESYISLYLLKDLVRLGPLSYHELKDFFNIVNIDAHKGNPMLDFIGNKLKTIEANRIIGKTAPAFSLKTPNGKVYTIEDFKEGYTLIDFWASWCAPCRVANKKIIPLYEKYKNKGFNIISISFDDNKEKWMKAIEEDKIPWVQVSDLKGFKNSEIRNLYKVKQLPTTYVLDPEGKVVDQHLKHHELENLLKTIYQN; this is encoded by the coding sequence ATGAAAACACTAAATGCTTCACTGCTTATACTACTTTTATTTGCTAGTTGTAAACCATCTACAAAACCTAATCTTATTGGTAAAATAACCGATAATGATAACGTACAACAAATAAAACTAATTGGTCTGGAAAATGGTTATACCATTTTAGATTCAACTAACGCAGTAAATCAAACCTTTAGTTTTAATCTTTCGTTTAAAAACAAAAAGCTTTTACAAATTAGAACGAATGATCGTAAGGTGTCCAGACCCTTATTTTTTTATGAACCTGGATTAAATTACACCTTTCATATTGAAAACAAGGAAGCTTTAATTCAAGCACCAGAAAACTCTTTACAATATGAATACAACGAGTTATTAAAAAAACTTAATCCGTTAAATGAAAAATTAAGTAAAGTATCGCAAGACACAACACTAATCAAAGCAGAGCTTAATACACTATCTACCAAATATTTTACAGAGCAATTAAACATTAAAAAAAATTATATACGAACCCATCCAGAATCTTACATATCGCTTTACTTACTGAAAGATTTAGTCAGACTTGGTCCATTAAGTTATCATGAACTAAAAGACTTTTTTAATATTGTAAACATTGATGCACACAAAGGAAATCCTATGCTAGATTTTATTGGTAATAAACTAAAAACCATAGAAGCAAATAGAATAATAGGCAAAACCGCGCCTGCATTTTCGCTAAAAACCCCAAACGGAAAAGTATACACTATCGAAGATTTTAAAGAAGGATATACACTTATAGACTTTTGGGCAAGTTGGTGCGCTCCATGTAGAGTTGCCAATAAAAAAATTATTCCCTTGTATGAAAAATATAAAAATAAAGGCTTCAATATTATTTCAATATCCTTTGATGACAATAAAGAAAAATGGATGAAAGCCATAGAGGAAGATAAAATTCCTTGGGTACAAGTATCAGATTTAAAAGGGTTTAAAAATTCTGAAATTAGAAACCTTTATAAAGTAAAGCAATTGCCTACAACCTATGTTTTAGATCCTGAAGGTAAGGTTGTTGATCAACATTTAAAGCACCATGAATTGGAAAACCTTCTTAAAACTATTTATCAAAACTAA
- a CDS encoding SusC/RagA family TonB-linked outer membrane protein: MEINFTRVPIYIRKVLFIWIMRLFVLLCCTLTFGLNPITGFTQNIKIDIDHDQELSVIDVFELIKKETDYRFVYRTESFKNAPSVKLNKGIITAHDLLSRCLSFSNYLYELTADKTIILKEKPPVDQSRTISGKVTDENDVPLPGVTILVHRNGNNNFKGTTTDFDGGYEIAVQEGDIVKFSHVGFIMQRIVIEDQTIVNITMKEDASKLDEVVVVAYGNESREKLTGAVNKVDTKVLQTTQNVSFADALIGVVPGLLVQESFNNPDTPPSILLRGVGSISANTEPLIVIDGVQMPASENSRGFSFAALNVNDIADISILKDAAATSIYGSRASNGVILVTTKRGTKNSKLQVAVNSRLGFNNPDTSFTDDIMNASQKLDYEESLGVYDREGQALLDERRNSGNDINWTDLLIGNEVSHNHDIAISGGGNNSSYYSSISYSNVDNIFGSEYERYTVTMRADFELNKKLKLALSGNFGNVNNQDRRTVGDPFSNAFLLNPWEQVFDDSGNPARTIAVLDVTGARGQQINPLFLRDNTSTRSIRKNIGGSANLIYKPLEWLTLNGILGANYNTFRNKTYENVIVQGGVLTSINSDDNNYTATLMATVDKTFNQHNFNLLLGNEFNESEASSFTGIGRDFQSDAVQTLSAAGNPPTIFDTETHAGSISYFSRLNYSFNNTYNLSLSYRRDGSSRFGDNNKYADFWAIGASWNIHNTLFKESNTVNNLKLRFSTGTSGNDFIGDFASQSLYRYRFNYDGAGVPTLSRGSNPNLTWEKNDNTNFGLDFGLFNNRISGSLDYYIRNTSDLLNPVPTPLTSGFDNLVDNLGDFENKGFEIALNTINVQNNNFTWTTNITFSTNEGTVVSLTKDRELIELGSIAYQAGSPINALYIVDWAGVNPDTGFNQYTDPNGNLIDFDPDTRSGNRAEIDELREVSDKTAIPTYHGGVTNAFTFKNFDASFLVSFSGGNYILNNGLHSLYNNVGLNQHIDVLNAWQNPGDQTNIAVREVNSRTPRRSIASDFQASTQFLQDASYVKLKNIVIGYTLNETVSKKIGIERLRLFAQAQNIITITDVDYIDPEFATGIGGIGLSAPINTGFSFGINANF, from the coding sequence GGTTATAGATGTTTTTGAATTGATAAAAAAAGAAACAGATTATCGGTTTGTTTATCGAACAGAAAGCTTTAAAAACGCGCCTAGCGTTAAATTAAACAAAGGCATTATTACGGCGCACGACTTACTCTCTAGATGCCTCTCTTTTAGCAATTATCTCTACGAACTCACAGCAGATAAAACAATTATTTTAAAAGAAAAACCTCCTGTAGACCAGAGTAGAACAATTTCTGGAAAGGTAACCGACGAAAATGATGTGCCATTACCTGGCGTTACCATCTTAGTACATCGCAATGGAAACAATAACTTTAAAGGAACAACCACCGATTTTGATGGTGGATATGAAATAGCGGTTCAAGAAGGTGATATTGTTAAATTTAGTCATGTCGGTTTTATTATGCAGAGAATTGTTATCGAGGATCAAACCATAGTTAACATTACCATGAAAGAAGATGCTTCTAAACTGGATGAGGTTGTCGTTGTAGCGTACGGTAACGAATCTCGAGAAAAACTAACAGGAGCAGTAAATAAGGTTGATACAAAAGTATTACAAACCACTCAAAATGTATCTTTTGCTGATGCTTTAATTGGTGTTGTACCTGGCTTACTCGTACAGGAAAGCTTTAACAATCCAGATACACCCCCATCCATTCTACTTAGAGGTGTTGGCTCTATAAGCGCAAATACAGAACCTTTAATTGTTATCGATGGTGTGCAAATGCCAGCTTCGGAAAATTCTCGAGGCTTTAGCTTTGCCGCTCTAAATGTTAATGATATAGCAGATATCAGTATCTTAAAAGATGCTGCAGCTACTTCTATTTATGGTTCCAGAGCTTCTAACGGTGTCATTTTAGTTACCACTAAAAGAGGAACAAAAAATAGCAAATTACAAGTTGCTGTAAATTCAAGATTAGGTTTTAACAACCCAGACACGTCATTTACAGACGATATCATGAACGCTTCTCAAAAACTTGATTACGAAGAGTCTTTAGGGGTTTATGACCGGGAGGGTCAGGCTTTATTGGATGAGCGCAGAAATTCAGGTAATGATATTAATTGGACCGATTTACTAATAGGCAATGAGGTGAGCCATAATCATGATATTGCTATTTCTGGTGGCGGTAATAATTCAAGCTACTACTCGTCCATATCCTACAGCAACGTCGATAATATTTTTGGCAGCGAATATGAACGTTACACGGTTACAATGCGGGCAGATTTTGAGCTGAACAAAAAACTAAAATTAGCATTGTCCGGAAATTTTGGAAATGTTAATAATCAAGACAGGCGTACTGTAGGCGACCCTTTTTCTAATGCCTTTTTATTAAACCCTTGGGAGCAAGTATTTGATGATTCTGGAAACCCCGCAAGAACAATCGCTGTTTTAGACGTTACAGGTGCAAGAGGCCAACAAATCAACCCACTCTTTCTGAGAGACAATACGAGTACAAGATCAATAAGAAAAAATATTGGCGGAAGTGCTAATTTAATATATAAACCCTTAGAATGGTTAACCTTAAACGGTATTTTGGGAGCCAATTATAACACATTTAGGAATAAGACTTATGAAAACGTGATTGTCCAAGGCGGAGTTCTAACTTCAATTAATAGTGATGACAACAACTATACGGCAACACTTATGGCAACCGTGGATAAAACTTTTAATCAACATAATTTCAATCTTCTATTAGGTAATGAATTTAATGAAAGTGAAGCATCTAGTTTTACAGGAATTGGCAGAGATTTCCAATCAGATGCAGTTCAAACTTTAAGTGCGGCAGGCAATCCTCCAACAATTTTTGATACTGAAACACATGCTGGATCTATTTCTTATTTTTCAAGATTAAATTATTCTTTTAACAATACATACAACTTGTCATTGTCCTATAGAAGAGACGGTTCATCTAGATTTGGGGACAATAACAAATATGCCGATTTCTGGGCTATAGGTGCTTCCTGGAACATTCACAATACGCTTTTTAAAGAAAGTAATACGGTAAACAACTTAAAATTACGTTTTAGCACAGGAACTTCTGGTAACGATTTTATAGGAGACTTTGCTTCTCAATCCCTGTATCGATATAGATTTAACTATGATGGTGCCGGTGTGCCTACCTTATCAAGAGGAAGCAATCCTAATTTAACTTGGGAAAAAAATGACAACACCAACTTCGGATTGGACTTTGGGTTATTTAATAATAGAATTAGCGGTTCTTTAGATTATTACATTAGAAACACTTCAGATTTACTCAACCCCGTTCCAACGCCATTAACGTCAGGATTCGACAACCTGGTTGATAATCTTGGTGATTTTGAAAATAAAGGCTTCGAAATTGCATTAAACACCATCAATGTTCAAAATAATAATTTTACATGGACTACCAATATTACGTTTTCAACTAACGAAGGCACTGTAGTTTCTTTGACTAAAGATCGAGAACTCATTGAATTAGGCAGTATAGCTTACCAAGCAGGGAGTCCTATAAACGCATTATATATAGTGGATTGGGCGGGTGTAAATCCAGACACCGGATTTAACCAGTATACAGATCCCAATGGGAACCTTATAGACTTTGACCCAGATACCCGTAGTGGCAACAGAGCAGAAATTGATGAATTAAGAGAAGTAAGCGACAAAACGGCGATACCAACATATCATGGCGGTGTTACCAATGCGTTTACTTTTAAAAATTTCGACGCTTCTTTTTTAGTTTCATTCTCTGGAGGCAATTATATTTTAAACAATGGTTTACACAGCTTGTATAATAATGTAGGCCTAAATCAACATATTGATGTATTAAACGCTTGGCAAAATCCTGGCGACCAAACAAATATTGCGGTTAGAGAAGTTAATTCCAGAACGCCCAGAAGATCAATAGCTTCAGATTTCCAAGCGTCTACCCAGTTCTTGCAGGATGCTAGTTACGTAAAGCTTAAAAATATTGTTATAGGCTATACGCTAAATGAAACCGTTTCAAAGAAAATAGGTATCGAGCGTTTAAGACTTTTTGCCCAAGCCCAAAACATCATTACTATTACAGACGTGGATTATATAGATCCTGAGTTTGCCACAGGAATTGGAGGTATTGGCTTATCAGCACCTATTAACACAGGATTTTCTTTTGGTATTAATGCTAACTTTTAA
- a CDS encoding RagB/SusD family nutrient uptake outer membrane protein yields the protein MKTIIKFIFIFLVTIGLTNCSDDIIDKEPLDEVAPENLLQTEAGFRTALDGVYAIMQEDFLGYNFCIYSIPEAINDDIIAGDPNGFTFEGSHSDIYPLAYDATAFQIEGFWRESYKAINNVNAIIKVARTSNVTNKDAFLAEALGVRAMLYYNLYRFFAPAYNTDANALAVPYKLETEDPLDIKPRNTNQEVIDFVLNDLLEAVSLATNDVNSYRMSKTAIEALTARVYHETNDFSNAITYAQRALTDGRYMLNTNAADLQKQWLEDDSDEIIFRIRFEESDASFNAALLSIPIFFSFPYFVSDDLINLYDQTNDIRFATYFEPEPFGSGAFYPKKHASTRTADDATFNPGATDIKLIRVPELHLILAEAYDKTENAGMALNHLNILRNARGLGDYVGSDLSNEILDERRRELAFEGFRFTDLKRLGLGFTRPDGTSLAPNANRFALPIPQLEIDRSGLNQNDGYQ from the coding sequence ATGAAAACGATTATAAAATTTATATTTATATTTTTAGTAACCATCGGACTTACAAACTGTTCTGATGATATTATAGACAAAGAACCACTTGACGAAGTAGCTCCAGAAAATTTACTTCAAACCGAAGCGGGATTTAGGACCGCTCTTGATGGGGTTTACGCCATCATGCAAGAAGACTTTTTAGGGTATAACTTTTGCATTTATTCTATTCCTGAAGCCATAAATGATGATATTATTGCGGGAGATCCTAATGGCTTTACATTTGAAGGAAGTCATTCTGATATTTATCCATTAGCGTATGATGCTACGGCATTTCAAATTGAAGGGTTTTGGAGAGAGTCCTATAAAGCGATAAATAACGTTAATGCTATTATAAAAGTTGCAAGGACAAGTAATGTAACAAACAAAGACGCTTTTCTTGCAGAAGCACTTGGTGTTAGAGCCATGTTATATTATAACTTGTATCGCTTCTTTGCGCCAGCTTACAATACAGATGCTAACGCGTTAGCAGTCCCATATAAACTCGAAACAGAGGATCCATTAGATATAAAGCCTAGAAATACGAATCAAGAAGTTATAGATTTTGTATTGAACGATTTACTAGAAGCAGTAAGTTTGGCTACAAACGATGTTAATTCTTATAGAATGTCTAAAACTGCTATTGAAGCATTAACAGCCAGGGTATATCACGAGACAAACGATTTTTCCAATGCCATTACCTATGCGCAGCGTGCCTTAACAGATGGCAGATATATGCTTAACACCAATGCAGCAGACTTACAAAAACAATGGCTGGAGGATGATTCAGATGAAATCATTTTCAGAATTCGATTTGAAGAATCTGATGCTAGCTTTAACGCAGCCTTACTATCTATACCAATTTTTTTCAGTTTTCCTTATTTTGTGTCTGATGACTTAATAAACCTTTACGATCAAACCAACGACATTAGGTTTGCTACTTATTTTGAACCAGAACCCTTTGGCTCAGGAGCTTTTTATCCTAAAAAGCATGCCAGTACCAGAACTGCCGATGATGCTACTTTTAATCCTGGGGCAACAGATATTAAATTGATACGCGTTCCAGAATTACACCTAATTCTTGCAGAGGCTTATGATAAAACAGAAAATGCAGGCATGGCGTTAAATCATTTAAATATTTTAAGAAATGCTAGAGGCTTGGGTGATTATGTAGGTAGCGATTTATCAAATGAAATTTTAGATGAACGCCGTCGTGAACTTGCTTTTGAAGGTTTTAGATTTACCGATTTAAAACGTCTAGGGCTTGGGTTTACAAGACCAGACGGTACATCATTAGCTCCTAATGCGAATCGTTTTGCCTTACCTATTCCGCAACTAGAAATAGACAGATCAGGTTTAAATCAAAATGATGGATATCAATAG